Within Desulfolithobacter dissulfuricans, the genomic segment CCATCTGTCTTTTCTCCCCGGCACACGGCCTGCTGAGCCGACCCTGTCCGAAAGTAACTGGTGAATGGTAAGCAAACATACGGCGGACCCTGTCCGGGTCGGCACCGTGGTATGGTGTTCAGTATATGCAATTCGCCCTCAAAGCTCAATCTTCATCTCCGCGGACCATGCGGGCGCCGAAAAAGCCGTCGAGCCCGTCGGCCGGGGTCGGGCGGAAAAAGCCCTCCCGGTCGACCAGCTTCCGGGCCGGTTCCGGCAGCAGCTCCCTGCAGCTCTGGAGCTGGAATTGCGGATGTTTCTCCAGGAAGTCAGCCACCACCTCCTCGTTTTCCTCGGGTTCGAGCGAGCAGGTGGTGTAGACCAGCACGCCGCCGGAAGCGAGCAGGGCGGCGGCCTGGTCCAGGAGATGGAGCTGTTTTTCCCGGTATCGGGGAAAATCCGTGGCTTTCCGGTTCCAGCGGATATCGGGCTGCCGGCGGATGACCCCGGTTCCGGAGCAGGGGGCGTCGACGAGGATACCGGCGAACCGCTCTGTGGTCCGGGCGCTGAAATCCTCCAGGGTGGTCTGTGCCGGGGTGACCCGGTCCAGGAGTCCGAGCCGCCGGAGGTTTTCCCGCAGGAGGCGGAACCGCCGGCTGTCCGGCTCAAGCGCCGTGAGCGCGGCTCCATGCTCCAGCAGGGCGGCCAGGTGCAGGCTCTTGCCACCCAGACCGGCGCACCCGTCCAGGTAGTTCTGTCCGGCCCGCAGCGGTCCGAGCAGGAGGCTGGCCAGCTGGGCCGCTTCGTCCTGGATCTGGAAGAGTCCCTCGTCAAAGCCGGGCAGGCTTGTGACCGCGCCGCTGTGACCGGGGAGGATGATGCTGCCCGGTGCAAAGCGGCCCGGGGTAGCCTTGATGTCTTTGCGGTGCAGGAGATGGAGCAGCTCGTCCGGAGAAATTTTCAGGGTGTTGGTCCGCAGGCACAGGCTCGGTTCCAGGTTGTTGGCCGTGCAGATGGCCTCGGTCAGTGGCCGGCCAAACCGCTTTTCCCACCGGGTCACCAGCCAGTCGGGGTGGTTGCGGACCGGGGGATCCATTTTTCCGGGGGGTGGAATACGGCCCTCCTGGTGTTCCCGGGCGATTCGCCGCAGGACCCCGTTGACAAAGCCGGTCAGCCAGCGGGGCTGCCGGGCCTGGCGCAGGGCCTTGACCGTTTCGTTGACCGCGGCGCTCGCCGGGATCCGGTCCAGGAAGAGCAGCTGCAGGATCCCGACCCGCAGGGCCATCAGGGTGAGCGGTTTCATCTTCTCCGGCGGTGTTTTCGAGTAGCTGGCCAGGACGCGGTCCAGGTACTGGAGCTGGCGGAGCACGCCGCGGACCAGGTGGACGGCCAGCTGCCGGTCCCGGGCCGGAAGGTCACGGCCAAAGACAATGCGGTCCAGGTGGGAGGCGATGACCTCTCCGGAATCGTGCCAGGCAACCAGGACCTGGATGGCAAGGGAGCGGGGGCTGGAGGTGTTTTTCACAGTTCGGAAAAGGCGGTGACGTGGTTTTTACCCTGGTTCTTGGCCGCGAACAGGGCGTGGTCGGCATGGGCCAGCAGGTCGGTCAGGGTCTGGGCGTCGTCCGGGAAAGTGGCCAGCCCGCAGCTGACCGTGATGTGGATGGAGAGGCCCTGTTCGGCCAGAAACTCGGCCTCTTCGATGGCCCGGCGGATCTTTTCCGCCATGATTCGACCCTGTTCCCGGTCGTGACCGGTGAGGACGATGACAAATTCGTCGCCACCGTAGCTGACCCCGTAGCAGTCGGCGGGCAACCCCTGGCGCACCACATCGGCCAGCTCGGCGATGATGCGGCTGCCGTTTAAGTGGCCATAGGTGTCGACCACGTTCTTGAAATTGTCGATGTCCATGAATATCACCGACAGATGCCGGTTCTGGGCCCGGTGCATGTCCAGCTGACCCTGCAGGGTCTGGTAGAGGTAGCGGGTGTTGTAGAAGCCGGTCAGGTCGTCGCGGATGGCCAGCTCCCGGTAGCGGGCCTCGGAGGCCTTGAGTTTTTCCTGGGCCTGCTTGAGGGCCAGGTGGGTCTGGACCCGGGCCAGGAGTTCTTCCTGGGTATAGGGCTTGGTCACGTAATCCTGGCCGCCGGCGGCAAAGCCGGTGACGATATCCTCCTTTTCATTGCGGGCGGTGACAAAGAGGACCGGGATGTCGGCCAGGGCCGGATCTTTCTTCAGCCGCCGGCAGACCTCGAAGCCGGAGAGACCGGGCATGTCCACATCGAGGAGGATCAGGTCCGGCATCAACCTGGGGGCCAGAGCCAGGGCCTCGTCGCCGCTCTGGACAGCGGTTACCCGGTAACCGGCCTCGCCCAGAACCCGGCTGAGCAGTTTGGTGACAATTCGGCTGTCGTCAGCCAGGAGCAGTGATGGTCTACGGGGCTCGGTCATGATCGGAAGGGGGCTGTTTTTTTCGTCAATTTGAATTGGTACATGGTTATAAAGCAGGATACTGAAATTGCAAGCCCGGGGTGGTTTTCAGGGAAAGAAGATTGGTTTCGGATACTCCCGTTGTCGGGGCCTGGATATATTCAGCCCGAGGGTGCAATCGGGTGTAGACATTTGGTGGAAGCTTTGATATGTAATCTTTTCTGTAACAGGATTGTCGGCTGCGGGCCGGCAGGCCGTACGGGTTATACAAGAACGTAAACAAAGGAGTGCAGCATGAAAAAATTATCTTTGATCATGGTGGCAGTTTTTCTGATGATTTCCGCCTCTCTGGCCATGGCATCCACCAAGGATGAGGTTCAGAAGCGCGGCTACCTGCAGTGCGGTGTATCCACCGGCCTGCCCGGATTCTCCAATCCGGATGAAAAGGGCAACTGGACCGGCCTGGACGTGGACATGTGCCGGGCAGTCGCCGCCGCAGTGCTTGGCGACGCAACCAAGGTCAAATTCGTCCCCCTGACCGCCAAGGAGCGTTTCACCGCCCTGCAGTCCGGCGAGATCGATATGCTTTCCCGGAACACCACCTGGACCTACACCCGCGACACCTCCCTGGGCCTGAATTTTGCCGGTACCGACTACTATGACGGCCAGGGCTTCATGGTTTCAAAGAAGCTCGGCGTCAAGAGCGCCAAGGAGCTCAACGGAGCCGCTGTCTGCATCCAGGCAGGTACCACCACCGAACTGAACCTGGCCGACTACTTCCGCCAGAACAAGATGGAATACCAGGCGGTTGTCTTCGACACCTCCGATCAGACCGTCAAGGGCTTCGAGGCCGGCCGCTGCGACGTACTGACCTCCGACCAGTCCCAGCTCTATGCCCTGCGCATCAAGCTGGCCAACCCCGACGACGCCGTGGTCCTGCCCGAGGTTATCTCCAAGGAGCCCCTGGGACCGGTTGTGCGCCAGGGTGATGACGGCTGGTTCAACATCGTCAAGTGGTCCCTGTTCGCCATGATCAATGCCGAGGAAATGGGTGTGACCTCCAAGAATGTCGACACCATGAAGAACTCCAGCAATCCGGCTGTACAGCGTCTGCTGGGCACCGGTGGCGTCAAGGGTTCCTTCCTGGGCCTGAACGATGACTGGGCCTACCAGATCATCAAGCAGGTGGGCAACTACGGTGAGATGTTCGATCGCAACGTGGGCGCCGGCTCGCCGCTGAAGATTGCCCGGGGTCTCAACGCCCTGTGGTCCAAGGGCGGTATCATGTACGCCCCGCCGATCCGCTAAGGATTACGTCCCTGTACATACCGCAAGGAGCGTTCCTCTTCGGGCGCTCCTTGTGTTGTTTTGGCTGTTTCTGGTTTTTGTTTATCCGAAAATCGACCGTAGCTATGAGCCGGGATCAGATTTTCATAATTGGTTGTGGCCGGGAGCAAAAAACCTGGTCCAGCCATGCTGGTTTATCTGCATTTGAGGTGAGCTTTCTCACCGGATCTGCAGGCAAACGAACCTGAGTATCATGGCACCCGTGACACAGACTCGACCCAAATCGACTTCGTGGTGGAACAGCGCGCAGAACCGGGCCCTGGTTTTCCAGGTCCTGCTGGCGGCCGCTGTCATAGCCTTTTTCGTCTATATCGGCCGCAACACCGTGCACAACCTCGAACAGCGGGGTATTGCCACGGGTTTTGGCTTTCTGAACCAGAAGGCGGGATTCGGCATCATCATGCACCTTATCCCGTATGATGAGTCCTACACCTATGGCCGGACCTTCCTGGTCGGCCTGCTCAACACCGTGCTGGTTTCAGGGCTCGGTATTGTCTTTGCCACCATCCTGGGCTTTATCGTCGGCGTGGCCAGGCTGTCGCCCAACTGGCTGATTTCCCGGATGGCAGCGGTCTATATCGAGACCTTCCGTAATGTTCCCCTGCTGCTGCAGATTTTTTTCTGGTATTTCGCCGTGCTCCGGGCCCTGCCCGCGCCGCGGCAGAGTCTGCACATCGGCTCGGGGGTGTTTCTCAACATCCGCGGGGTGTTCCTGCCCAGGCCGATCTTTGAAGACGGGTTCGGCTGGGTGACCGGTGCCTTTGTTTTCTGTATTATTGCGACCATCATACTGAAGCGGTGGGCCACCAGGCGCCAGGAGGCCACCGGTGAACAGTTTCCGGTCTTCCTGACCTCGCTGGCCGCGTTCCTCATTCTGCCGACCCTGGCCTTTTTCCTCACCGGCAAGCCGCTGCACTGGGAGTATCCGGAGCTCAAGGGCTTCAACTTCCGCGGCGGTATCGCGGTGATCCCCGAGTTGACCGCTCTGCTCACAGCCCTGACCATCTACACCGCCACCTTTATCGCCGAGATTGTCCGCTCCGGTATCCAGTCGGTCAGCCACGGGCAGACCGAGGCGGCCTATGCGCTTGGCCTGCGGCCGGGCAAGACCTTGAGGCTGGTGATCATCCCCCAGGCCATGAGGGTGATTATTCCCCAGCTGACCAGTCAGTATCTGAATCTGACCAAGAACTCGTCCCTGGCCACGGCCATCGGCTATCCGGACCTGGTTTCCGTGTTCGCCGGGACCACGCTCAATCAGACCGGACAGGCTCTGGAGGTCATTGCCATGACCATGTCGGTCTACCTCAGTCTGAGTCTTCTGATCTCGCTGTTCATGAACTGGTATAACAAACGGAGCATGTTGAAGGAACGGTAATCATGAGTGTCAAGGTTCATACTCCACATCCTGATCTTCCACCCCCGGCAACTTCGGTGGGGGCCATAGGCTGGCTCCGGAAAAATCTCTTTTCTTCCGTACCCAACACCTTTTTCACCCTGCTGGGGATCTATATCCTCTACCGGGCGATACCGCCGGTCATCAACTGGGCCTTTCTGGATGCCAACTGGGCCGGCACAACCCGTGACGCCTGTGTCAAGGGAGGGCCTGCTGGGTCTTCATCAAGGTCCGGTTTCACCAGTTCATGTTCGGGTTCTACCCGTCCTCCGAGTACTGGCGGCCGCTTCTGGCCTTTGGGCTTCTGGCCTTTCTGCTGGCCTGGCTGCTTATCGAGCGGACTCCGAAAAAGGGCTGGGTCGGGCTGTTCACCATCCTGGTCTATCCCATAATAGCCTATATCCTGTTCTACGGCGGCCTGGGGCTGCCGGTGGTGGAGACCCATAAATGGGGCGGCCTGATGCTGACGCTC encodes:
- the rsmB gene encoding 16S rRNA (cytosine(967)-C(5))-methyltransferase RsmB, with translation MKNTSSPRSLAIQVLVAWHDSGEVIASHLDRIVFGRDLPARDRQLAVHLVRGVLRQLQYLDRVLASYSKTPPEKMKPLTLMALRVGILQLLFLDRIPASAAVNETVKALRQARQPRWLTGFVNGVLRRIAREHQEGRIPPPGKMDPPVRNHPDWLVTRWEKRFGRPLTEAICTANNLEPSLCLRTNTLKISPDELLHLLHRKDIKATPGRFAPGSIILPGHSGAVTSLPGFDEGLFQIQDEAAQLASLLLGPLRAGQNYLDGCAGLGGKSLHLAALLEHGAALTALEPDSRRFRLLRENLRRLGLLDRVTPAQTTLEDFSARTTERFAGILVDAPCSGTGVIRRQPDIRWNRKATDFPRYREKQLHLLDQAAALLASGGVLVYTTCSLEPEENEEVVADFLEKHPQFQLQSCRELLPEPARKLVDREGFFRPTPADGLDGFFGARMVRGDED
- a CDS encoding GGDEF domain-containing response regulator gives rise to the protein MTEPRRPSLLLADDSRIVTKLLSRVLGEAGYRVTAVQSGDEALALAPRLMPDLILLDVDMPGLSGFEVCRRLKKDPALADIPVLFVTARNEKEDIVTGFAAGGQDYVTKPYTQEELLARVQTHLALKQAQEKLKASEARYRELAIRDDLTGFYNTRYLYQTLQGQLDMHRAQNRHLSVIFMDIDNFKNVVDTYGHLNGSRIIAELADVVRQGLPADCYGVSYGGDEFVIVLTGHDREQGRIMAEKIRRAIEEAEFLAEQGLSIHITVSCGLATFPDDAQTLTDLLAHADHALFAAKNQGKNHVTAFSEL
- a CDS encoding amino acid ABC transporter substrate-binding protein; the protein is MVAVFLMISASLAMASTKDEVQKRGYLQCGVSTGLPGFSNPDEKGNWTGLDVDMCRAVAAAVLGDATKVKFVPLTAKERFTALQSGEIDMLSRNTTWTYTRDTSLGLNFAGTDYYDGQGFMVSKKLGVKSAKELNGAAVCIQAGTTTELNLADYFRQNKMEYQAVVFDTSDQTVKGFEAGRCDVLTSDQSQLYALRIKLANPDDAVVLPEVISKEPLGPVVRQGDDGWFNIVKWSLFAMINAEEMGVTSKNVDTMKNSSNPAVQRLLGTGGVKGSFLGLNDDWAYQIIKQVGNYGEMFDRNVGAGSPLKIARGLNALWSKGGIMYAPPIR
- a CDS encoding amino acid ABC transporter permease; protein product: MAPVTQTRPKSTSWWNSAQNRALVFQVLLAAAVIAFFVYIGRNTVHNLEQRGIATGFGFLNQKAGFGIIMHLIPYDESYTYGRTFLVGLLNTVLVSGLGIVFATILGFIVGVARLSPNWLISRMAAVYIETFRNVPLLLQIFFWYFAVLRALPAPRQSLHIGSGVFLNIRGVFLPRPIFEDGFGWVTGAFVFCIIATIILKRWATRRQEATGEQFPVFLTSLAAFLILPTLAFFLTGKPLHWEYPELKGFNFRGGIAVIPELTALLTALTIYTATFIAEIVRSGIQSVSHGQTEAAYALGLRPGKTLRLVIIPQAMRVIIPQLTSQYLNLTKNSSLATAIGYPDLVSVFAGTTLNQTGQALEVIAMTMSVYLSLSLLISLFMNWYNKRSMLKER